The sequence below is a genomic window from Polaribacter vadi.
ATCAACAGAAATGAAGTAGAAAAAGATTTATTAAAATGGCTAAATGAGCATATTAAAGCCAAAAACTAACTTATGGAAAGTAACAAAATAGTATATACAGCTTTTACAAAATTTGCGGTTGCAATTGCAGTTTCTCAAGGAGCAACTTTGCCACAAGCAAAAAAAATTATTACCAAAAGTTTCGAAAGACATCCTTATTTTAAACACGTTTCAAAAATTATTAAAAAGGTAAAGCTCGACAAGGAAAACTTAAACATTTTAAGCAATCAATGTATTTCTATTTGCGAAGATTTTGGACCTGATAGAGATTATATAACCTTAGTGTTGTTATTAGAAAAAATATACAAAAACGAGGAACTTCAAAAAATTGAAAAAGATACAATTTCGAACATCATCAATAATTTTAAAGTAGAAATAGATAGGATAAATGCAAACATACCTCCTCCTCCACTTTTTAATGTTTTGCTAGAAACTAGAGCTGTTACAGAATGGACTTCGATGTTTTGGTTGTATCCATTTATTCCGAAACATAAAAGTAAAAAAAGCAAACCTATTTTATTAATGCCACCTTATTTAGGGAATGACAATTCTACAATTTTTGTAAGAAAATATTTAAAATCGATTGGTTTTAAAACCTATAAATGGGATTTGGGCGTGAATATGATCAACTCAAAATCGCTCCCAAAATTGATTGAAAAACTCGATGAAATTTACGAAAAACATCAAGAAAAAGTAAGTTTAGTTGGCTGGAGTGGAGGTGGACTTTTCGCCAAAATAATTGCCAACAGATATCCAGAAAAAGTGGAACAATTAATAACCATTGGTTCTCCTGTTTGGGGCGTAAAAAATATGAAAACGCCAATTATTAAAACATTAGAGTTTGTGAGAGGTGCTAAATTAAGAGAACGAAATCTGAAATTTATCAAGGAATTAGAAGAAATTCCTAAAGTGCCAATTACGTGTATTTATACAAAAACAGATGGTTTAATTCCTTGGAAAAACTGTATGGAAGCAGAAACTTTTAGAGATGATATTAAAAATGTAGAAGTTTTTGGAAGCCATTGTGGAATGGGCGCAAATGCAACTGTTTTGTTAACAGTGGCAAATGCATTGAATTCAAATCTTGAAAAAGTGCAAGAAAAAACAATCATTGAAAAAGTTGAGACGTTGTTTTATCCTCAGTTTTGGGAACAAAAAGGAGTATCAAAATTTACTAATTTATTTTTTAATTAGCATATGGAACACAATTTACAGAACATCATCAAGAATGCTAAATTTCAAGAAAAATTAGCTTCAATTGCAGTTGAAGAAAAATTGGAGCTTTCTGAAGTGCAGAAAAAAGGTGCAGCATGTATTGCAGAATTGTATTCGCAACAACATCCAATAGCCAATTTGTTGTCTGTAAAAGGGTTTCAATTTATGATGTCTAAAGCTTATAACAATAAGATAGATGTAGATCCTAAAGAAATTAAAAAATTAATGAAATTGATGCGCCAAAATTCGGTTGCATTTATTTTAACACACAAAACCTATTTAGATACTGTGGTTTTAGTAACCACTTTAGCACAATATGGCATGCCAATTCCCTATACTTTTGGGGGCATCAATTTAGCCTTTCCTGGCTTTAAACAATTGGGTAAAAATTCGGGTTTAATTTTTATCAGAAGAAGTTTTAAAGACAACCAAATTTACAAAGCAGCTTTAAGACATTATATTTCTTGTATAATAGAAAATGGCGATCATTTAACCTGGAATATTGAAGGAACACGTTCAAGAACTGGGAAAATTGTCTATCCACAAATGGGGATTTTAAAATACATTATGGAAGGTGAAAAAGAAAGCACCAGAAATATAAAATACGTTCCTGTATCTATTGTCTATGATTTGATTCCAGATGTAAAACAGATGACAGAAGAAGGAAAAGGAGGTGAAAAAAAATCTGAAGATGTAAAAGCATTTGTAAAATATTTTAGAAAATTAGGCAACGAATATGGCAAAGCTGCCATACGTTTTGGAGAACCTGTAGAAGCAAGTTCGCATCAAAACGCCATTATTCCAGATATTGAAGAAGATAGTTATTCAGATAAAAATACCTTGCCTCGTTTTGCTTTTGAATTGATTCATAAAGCAAACATGATCACTCCTGTAACCACAGTTTCATTGGTTTGTAATGTGTTATTGAACAACTTTGCATTGACAAAAAGTGAAATAGAATTCAGTGTTATTAAAATGATGAATTATATTGAACAGCGCAAAAAAGACGTACTAATTGAACGTGGAAAAAGTATTGGTGCAGCTGTTCAACAAGCGTTGAATTTATTAAAAAGTTCTGGCATTGTTCAGAAAAATAAAGCAGGTTATAAAACCAAATATACATTAGCATCCGCAGAATTTTTACCAGCAACGTATTATGCAAATATGGCATCTGCACATTTGTATCACAGGGCTTTTATAGAAATGGCTTTGGTAAAAATTAAAGACGAAAAAGAGAACAGAATTTTATCTTTTTGGGAAGAAATAATGCGCTTGCGTAATTTATTTAAGTTCGAATTTTTCTATACCAATAAACCACAATTTAGCTCGGAAATTGAAGCCGAATTAAATTTGTTTGATAAAAACTGGAGAGCGATTATCAATAATCCAGAAGGCGATATTGAGAATCTACTTTCCAAACAAGAGTTATTTGTTTCCAAAGGATTGTTATTAATTTATTTAGAAGCCAATAAAGTAGTTTGTAAAACTTTACAATCTTGGGATTTAGAAGACGAATTTGCAGATGATGAATTTATTGAACTTTGTTTATTTAAAGGCAAAGAATTGCATTGGAAAAACAGAATTAGCAGATTAGATAGTGTTTCTAAACCATTTTTAGTGAGTGCTTTGCGTTTAGCAAAAAATAGTAAATTAATTCCTGATGATAAAAATATCGATTTTAAAAGGTTAGATATTTGGATGGATTTATTAGATAATTTAACCAATCGTTTACATTTTCTACAAGAACTAGAAGCGTTAAATAGCAAAAAAACAAATAAAGAAAATACAGATGATGAAAAAGTGCCTGGTGCAGACAGTGAATTTAATACTGTAGATCTTTCTGAAGATGAAGAAGGTCCTCATATTGCAGCATTTTTTGATTTAGACAGAACTTTAATCAATGATTTTTCTGCAAAACAGTTTGTAAAATCACGTTTTTTAAGTGGTAAATCAACCCCCAAAGAGTTGCTTTCGCAATTTGTAACATTAATCGCTTATGCAATTGGAAATCGTGATTTTGAAATTTTAACAAAAATATCAGCAACAGGAATTAAAGGAATTTTAGAAAAACAATTTACAGATTTAGGCGAAGAAATTTATCAAGAATATTTAGCATCCACAATCTACCCAGAATCTAGAACTTTAATTGCATCGCATTTAGAAAAAGGACACCAAGTAGTTATTATTTCTGCTGCAACTCGTTATCAAGTTACGCCCATTGCAAATGCGTTAGGTATTACACAAATTTTCTGTACAGAGATGGAAATAAAAAAAGGGAAATTTACAGGCAAAATTTTAGAAATGTGCTGGTCTGAAGGAAAAGCAAGAGCTGGACGAAAATTTGCAAAAAGCAACCATATAGATTTATCAAAAAGTTTCTTTTATACAGATAGTATTGATGATTTTCCATTATTGGAAATTGTGGGGAAACCTATTGCTACCAATCCAGATAATAAACTTTCGCAACTTGCTTTTGAGAACGATTGGAAAATTCTTCGTTTTAAAGAAAACACGAAAAAACCTTTGGTAAATGGTTTAAGAACTGGTTTGGCTGCTGCAAGTTTATACCCATCAGCATTAAAAGGAATTGTAAAAGGTACATTATCCATGTCTCAAAGAGAAGGAATTAACACAACAATTTCTAGTATTGGAGATTTAGGAACTAAATTGGCTGGTTTAGATATTAATGTAAAAGGTAAACATAATTTAGTAGATCATAGACCTGCTGTTTTCTGTTTCAATCATCAATCTTCTGCTGACTTTTTTGTCATTTTAAAATTACTAAGAAAAGATGTTACAGGAATCGCAAAAAAAGAATTAGAAATGACACCTTTTGGACCTATTTTTAAAGCAATGGGTGCTATTTTTATAGATAGATCTGATAAAAAGAAAGCATTAGCTTCTATGAAAAATGCTGCTGAAATTCTTAAAAACGGAACTTCTGTAGCAATTGCTCCAGAAGGTACAAGAAGTGGTTGTAAAGAACTAGGTATTTTCAAAAAAGGAGCTTTTCATTTGGCAATGAAAGCGGGTGTACCAATTGTGCCAATAGTCATTAAAAATGCATATATGGCAATGCCAAAAGGCAGTAAAATGTTTAGTCCAACGCACATAGAAGTGGTGGTTTTAGATCCTGTTGATACTTCTGAATGGAAACCAAAATTAATAGATTCTTATGTAGAAGAAGTCAGAAATTTGTTTGTAAAAGAGTTAGAAAATTAATTAAATAAGATTCCTAGAAGCGTAGCTTTTAGATTCCCATTAAAATGTTATTCTCATGAAAATGAGAACCTAAAAAAAATATTTATGAAACTACAAGTAGGCTTATTAGGTGGTGGTTCTTGGGGAACTACTGTTGCATCATTAACTGCAAAAAATGCAAAAACGATTCTTTGGGCAAGAAATCAAGAAACTGTAGATGAAATTAACAATCATCATACAAACGAGAAATATTTACCCGATGCAAAATTAACATCGAGTTTAAGAGCATCAACATCCATAAAAGAAACTGTAGAAGATGCAGATGTAATTGTAATGGGAGTTCCTGCTCAAGTTTTCAGACAAGTTTTAACAGAAGCAAAACCATATATAAGACCTTGGGTGCCCATTATTAATTTAGCGAAAGGTTTAGAAATAAGCACAAAAATGCGCATGACAGAAATAATTGAAGAAATTATGCCTGGACATCCTGCTGGCGTTTTAACAGGACCAAATTTGGCGAAAGAAATCCATTTTGGAAATGCTGCAGCTGCTGTGATTGCTATGGTTGACAAAACAATCGCCTCAAAATTACAAGATGTTTTTAGTTCTGGATTATTCAGAGTGTATACAAATTCTGACGTAATTGGTTGCGAATTAGGAGGTGCTTTAAAAAATATAATAGCCATTGCAACAGGAATGGGTGATGGAGCAAATGCTGGTGATAATACACGTGCTGCAATTATTACAAGAGGTTTAGCAGAATTAACAAGGTTGGGAATTGCTATGGGTGGCAAACAACGTACTTTTTATGGCTTGGCAGGAATGGGCGATTTAGTTGCAACTTGTTCTTCTGATAAAAGTAGAAATCATCATGTTGGATTTCAATTAGGAAGAGGAAAAAATTTAGAGCAAATAATTTCTGAAATGAACGAAGTTGCAGAAGGTGTAAAAACTGCAAAAGTTGTTGTAGAACTCGCCAAAGAATATAAAGTTGATATGCCAATATCCAAAGAAATTTATAAGGTTTTGTATGAAGGAAATTCCGTAAATGATGCTTTTAAAGGTTTATTAAGATATGAAGTTGGTTCTGAAAAAGAACCAGGATAGAAATTAAATATTATGACAAAAAAACAAGAACAAAACGCTTCTTTTATGGTTCGTTTTCAACAACGAATTTTTGAAGAAAATGGCGAATCGAAAATACAGTGGAGAGGAAAAGTTACACATGTTCAAGATGGAGATGAAAAACGATTTTCCGACTTTAATGATGCGCTTACGTTTATGCAAAATAAATTAGCAGAATTAACAGAAGAAGCTACCAAACACGAACCACAAGAAAAACAAGAAAGTATTTTAGTCAAAAGTCTTTCTATGTGGAAAACCATTAAAGATGTAGGACCAAAAGTTTTGAGAGATACTCTAAAAGATCCTAAAAAACAGTTTGAACATTTTCAAGATGAAATTCAGGATAAATTAAACACGTTTGGAGAAGAAATATCAGAAAAAGTGCAGATTAATGAATGGCGAAATGCTTCAAGATCTGACTTTAATAAAATTCAAAATCAGATAGAAAGTTTATCCGAAGAAATAAAAAAACTTTCTACAAAAATGGATACCATCAATAAAAAATAAGGATTCCATGTCAGACTTTCTTCAGCAATTAAAAGATTTAAATTCCTTTTATGACAATGCAACAATTCGCATTGAAACATTAGGGAATTTTGTGGTTTGGAGAAATCAACAAAAAATTGATCACAAAGAATGGGGAAGAGATAAAACCATTCAGTTGTTGCAATATTTAGTTTCCAACAGACAAAGGAATTCGCTTCATAAAGAAAAAATTATGGACGGTCTTTGGGAAGATTGGAACGATCGCGATTTTAAAGTGGCTTTGCATGGCATTAATAAAGCTCTAGAACCTGAAAGACCTTCAAGAACTGAACCTGAATTTATTATTAGGCAAGGAATAAGTTATCAAATAGATTTAGAAAAAGTTTGGATTGATGTGGAAGCTCTTGAAAAATATATAATTATTGGTAATGAAGCTTTTAAAAATGATAACTCTATCGCAAAAATTGCTTACAAAAAAGCAATTGAACTCTATAAAGGCTCTTATTTACCTAACAGAATTTACGAAGATTGGACCTCTGAAGAAAGAGAAAAAACACAACTCTTAATTTTGGGAGCTTACATTACTTTAGCAGAAATTTTGGTTGATGAAAATCCTTTAGAAAGCATTCGTTTATCACAAAAAGCTTTGGCAATAGATTCCACTTGGGAAGATGCTTACAGGATTCAGATGAAAGCCTATATTGTGAAAGGAAACAGACCACAAGCTATTAAAACCTATATGAAATGTGAGGTTATTTTAGAGGAAGAATATGGAATTTCTCCTTTGCCTGAAACTAAAAAGTTATTGAAAGAAATTGAGGCGATTTCGTAAAAAAGGAAAACGAATTTCATAGATTTTGAAGATAATTTCTTTTAGGATTACGCTGCTGGTTTTAGACACGAATTTCAATAATTACTCGAATTTGTCTAGCTTTTAATTATACTAATTGTTGATTCTTCTTAAAAGCGATAACATACAGTTTTGTCTTTTCGACGATAGGAGAAATCACATAAAGTTTAATTATTTTCTTGAGTGTGCGATTTCTGCTTTTTTATATGAGCAGTTGTTAATTCGCTGAAAGATTGCTTCACTTTACAAAAAAGTAAACTTCGCAAAGACGAGTATTTAATAATCATCAGTGAAAATCAGTGAAATCTGTGTCAAAAACTCTTCATAACATTTGTGAAATTCGCGTAATTAATGTCTTACTATTTTTGCATCAATTATAGAAATTAGTCTCTCAAAATCAGAAGTGTAACTCATTTGCAACTCTCAAAGTTTAAGTTTGCATCATAATTAAACAATAAAGGTAAAAAAAGATGAAAACTATATCAGCAAAAGACATAAAGAAGAATACTATCAAATTAAATAATATGGCCTTAGAAACTACAGAAAAAGTAGTTTTAAAGTCAATTGATAAAGCCGAAGATTTACAAGAATTCACAGCAAAATCTATAAAGAAAACATTAGATTTTTCTGAAAAACAACAAGGTAAATTATTTAACAATCTTGAAAAAAGCAAGAAAATGATTTGGTCTAATGTAAATAAAGGATTAGGCTTTTTTAGCAAAAACTAGTTTGTAACTCATTTGTAACTTGCGTATTGTAAGTTTGCAGTATCAAAATTAAACAAATTTAAAACATATATTATGGCAACTAAAAAGTCAAAATCAAAAAAAGATAACAAATTAGGAAAAGCAAAAGCAATCGTTATGAAAATAAATAGCGATTTAATTAATGCTTCTTTCAACGCAATTGAAACTACTGTAAAAACAGGAGAAAAATGGCAAAAATTAACTGCAAAATTAGTTAAGAAAGCAGAGCCGTTAACAAAACAACAAATTAATATGGTTGTTGAAACTGCAGAATCTATTAAAGGTCAGTTAGAAAATAGTACTGAACGTTTAAAAACATTGGTAGGTTATGATCCTAAAATGATGGAAAACGCAAAGAAAATGGTAAAAGAAAATCCTTTAGTTGAAAAAGCTGAAGAGATGAAAGATAAGTTTGAAAAAGAAGTAGCTAATAATAAATTAGTAAAAAAGGCAGAAAAAATGTCTGACAAACTTAAAAAAACTATTTCTTCTACCATTGATGAAGCAAAAGAAAAAATTGAAGAATATACAGAAGATGCTTTAAATACTGTAAACGAGAAGTTGGATGATGTGAAACCATCAAAAACAAAAAAAACTACAAAGAAAAAAGTAGTTAAAAAAGAAGTTGTTATTGAAGAGAAAATTGTGGTTGAAAAAACGGAGGTAATTAACGACTTAAAAGTGATCAAAGGAATTGGACCTGTTTTAGAAAAATCTTTAAACGAATTGAACGTAACTTCTTACGAGCAAATTTCTAAAATGACTTTGAAAAATATGGGGTTATTATTAACAGATGCAGGAATTAATGCAAAAATTTACGATTTATCTGGTTGGAAAACGCAAGCTAAATTAGCTTTAAAAGGCGATATGGAAGCTGTGAAAAATTGGGAAAGAAAATAATTTAAAAATTAGACTTTAGTTATTTCGATTTTTTTTATCAGAATTATAAATGACAATTTTTTAAATTTAAATACAGAATTATGAAAACAAAAAATATAGATACTCAAAAAATTACTGCTAAAGTAAATAATGCTTTAGATACTGCTAAAAAATCGTTGAACAAAGCAAATTATTTTGCTTTAAACACAACAGAGGAAGTAGTTACAGAAACAATTACAATTGCTAGTCAATGGCAAAAAGTTACTGAAAAAGCTTTAAAAGGTGGAGTTCAATTATTGGAGAATCAACAAAATTTAATTTTTGATTCTTTAGAAAGCTACAAGAAACATATCATAAACGGAAAAAAGAAATTTAGCAAAGTTTTTGCTTCATAGATGTCCCCTTTTCATAAAAAAAACCAAGTTAAATTTTAACTTGGTTTTTTGTTTTTATATAGGTTGTTTTTCTTAAAACAGGCAAACGTTTCGTATTTTTGTAAGAGAGATTCTACAAGATGAAAAAAAAGAAAAATAGCTCCAAATTAGACATCCTAACTTTATACATGGATTTGGTTTCTGAACAAAAATCGAAACCTGATGATGTTAGTGATTTTTGCGAACAAGTAAATTTAGATGAAGACAATTTCTACGAACATTTTAAGTCTTTAAAAAAAGTTGAAAAGACAATTTTCAATGAACTTTTTAAAAATTCTTTAGAGGTTTTAAATGAAAGTGAAGAGTTTCTTGCTTTTGATGGAAAAAACAAATTACTAAGTCTTTATTTTACATTTTTCGAAAACTTAACACTTAACAGAGAGTATGTAGAAGTGGTTTTAAAAGGATGTAAAAATCAACTAAAATCTTACAAAAGTTTATCTAGTTTAAAAAAGAGTTTTATCGATTTTGTAGATAGTTTGGCCTTGTCTGATAGTATTTTACCAATTGATGGTTTAGAGAAAATACAAACAGGTTTTATAAACCATTCTGCTTGGGTTCAAATGCTCATCACCATTAAATTTTGGTTAGAAGATGAATCTGAATCTTTTGAAAAAACAGATATTTTTATAGAAAAATCAATCAATACCAGTTTCGATATCATAGAGAACAAATTCCTAAAAAATGTTTTTGATTTAGGTAAGTTTGTTTACAAAGAAAAGTTTCAAAAAAACACGGATTAAGGTATGAAAAAAGCAAGCAAAATTCCGATTTCAAAAATTCAAAGAGCCACAAAACTAGTAACAACTGGTGCAAAAGTGGGTGTGAATTATTTAAAATATTATGGTAATAAAATTACAGAATCCGAAGAAACTGCAAGAGAAAAATTAAACCAAGACAATGCAGAAGACATTTACGATAGCTTAAAAGACTTGAAAGGAAGTCCGTTAAAAGTAGCGCAAATGTTAAGTATGGAAAAAAGTATTTTACCAAGAGCGTATGTAGAAAAATTTTCTTTGGCACAATTTTCTGTTCCACCACTTTCTGAAGCATTAGTTTTAAAAACGTTTAAGAAAAGTTTTGGTAAATTTCCATCAGAAATTTATGATGAGTTTGATGTAAAAGCCTATAATGCTGCAAGTATTGGACAAGTTCATAAAGCTAAAAAAGATGGAAAAGAGTTGGCTGTTAAAATTCAATATCCAGGAGTTTCAGATAGTATAAAATCTGATTTAGCAATGCTAAAACCTTTTGTGATTAGAATGTTTAACATGAAAGGCAAAACTTCTGATGAATACTTTTTTGAAGTTCAAGATAAGTTATTAGAGGAAACAGATTATTTTTTAGAAGTAAAACAAAGTCAAGAAATTGTAGACGCTTGTAGTCACATTCCAAACTTGGCTTTTCCAAGATATTACAAAGAATTATCATCTAAGCAAATTATTACGATGGATTGGATGAACGGAATTCATTTATCAGAATTTACAAGCACAAATACCAATCAAGAAAAAGCAAATGCTATTGGGCAAGCTTTGTGGGATTTTTATATGTTCCAGATTCATAATTTGAAAAAAGTACACGCAGATCCTCATCCAGGAAACTTTTTAATTTCTGAAAATGGCGAATTAATTGCCTTAGATTTTGGTTGTATGAAAATAATTCCTTTAGATTTTTACAATCCGTATTTTGTGTTAGCAAAACAAGAAACGTTAGATAATGAAAAACTTTTTGTTGAAAAAATGTTCGATTTAGATATTTTAAGAAAAGAAGATCCAGCAGAAGAATTTGAGTTTTTTAAATCGATGTTTCATGAAATGTTATCGATTTTTACCCAACCTTTTCATGAAGAAGAATTTGATTTTTCCGATCCAGTTTTCTTCGGAAAAATAGCGGAGTTTGGTGAGCGATATTCAAAAAACACAGAATTGCGTTCTTACAACGCAAGTAGAGGATCTAAACACTTTATTTATATGAATAGAACGTTTTTTGGTTTGTATAATTTAATGTTCGATTTAAAGGCAAAAGGAATCAAGATTAATAATTTTAAGAATTTGTAAAATCTTTAGTATTTTCGCATTTCAATTGAGACTTCAAAAGTTTTTTAAAAAAACTTTTGAAGTCTTTAAATATCAAACAAATATGCTTATTATTGGAATTGCAGGAGGAACTGGAAGTGGAAAAACTACTGTTGTAAATCAAATTGTTAAACAATTACCAACAGATGAAGTTTGTGTAATTTCACAAGATTCTTACTACAAAGAAACCCATAATCTTTCTTACGAAGAACGTACAAAAATAAATTTCGATCATCCAAGAGCTATCGATTTTGAGTTGCTAATTAAGCACTTAAAAGATTTAAAAAAAGGAAAAACAATTAAACAACCAGTTTATTCTTTTGTAACTCACAACAGAACAGAAGACTTTTTAAAAACACATCCTAGAAAAGTAGTAATTGTTGAAGGAATTCTTATATTTAACAATGAGGAATTACGTGATCTTTTTGATATAAAAATCTTTGTACACGCAGAAACAGACGAACGTTTAATAAGAAGAGTTCGTAGAGATATTACAGAAAGAGGCAGAGATATTGATGAAGTATTAAATCGTTATCAAAACACTTTAAAACCAATGCACTTGCAGTTTATAGAACCAACTAAAAACTTTGCAGATATTATTATTCCTAATGATAGATACAACACTGTTGCCATTGACGTGGTTAGAAGTGTTATAAATGAGCGCTTATAATGAGTTTTTTCGAACGTTTAAAAAGTAATTCCGTCTTTAAAATCCTTACAAATATTTTTGTAATGATTTTAGTGCCTTTTATTATTTGGATGCTTTTTTTTGATGAAAACTCCTATTTAATTCATCGAAAATTTAATACAGAAATAGAGGATTTAGAAAGCACGATTTCTTTCTACGAAGATAAAATTTCGAATGATAAGGAAACCATCAAAAAATTGCAAGATTCTTTAGAATTAGAACGTTTTGCGAGAGAACAATATTTAATGAAAAAAGAAAACGAAGATATTTATATAATTG
It includes:
- a CDS encoding FtsB family cell division protein: MSFFERLKSNSVFKILTNIFVMILVPFIIWMLFFDENSYLIHRKFNTEIEDLESTISFYEDKISNDKETIKKLQDSLELERFAREQYLMKKENEDIYIIEFDTIKK
- a CDS encoding alpha/beta fold hydrolase; this encodes MESNKIVYTAFTKFAVAIAVSQGATLPQAKKIITKSFERHPYFKHVSKIIKKVKLDKENLNILSNQCISICEDFGPDRDYITLVLLLEKIYKNEELQKIEKDTISNIINNFKVEIDRINANIPPPPLFNVLLETRAVTEWTSMFWLYPFIPKHKSKKSKPILLMPPYLGNDNSTIFVRKYLKSIGFKTYKWDLGVNMINSKSLPKLIEKLDEIYEKHQEKVSLVGWSGGGLFAKIIANRYPEKVEQLITIGSPVWGVKNMKTPIIKTLEFVRGAKLRERNLKFIKELEEIPKVPITCIYTKTDGLIPWKNCMEAETFRDDIKNVEVFGSHCGMGANATVLLTVANALNSNLEKVQEKTIIEKVETLFYPQFWEQKGVSKFTNLFFN
- a CDS encoding HAD-IB family hydrolase, giving the protein MEHNLQNIIKNAKFQEKLASIAVEEKLELSEVQKKGAACIAELYSQQHPIANLLSVKGFQFMMSKAYNNKIDVDPKEIKKLMKLMRQNSVAFILTHKTYLDTVVLVTTLAQYGMPIPYTFGGINLAFPGFKQLGKNSGLIFIRRSFKDNQIYKAALRHYISCIIENGDHLTWNIEGTRSRTGKIVYPQMGILKYIMEGEKESTRNIKYVPVSIVYDLIPDVKQMTEEGKGGEKKSEDVKAFVKYFRKLGNEYGKAAIRFGEPVEASSHQNAIIPDIEEDSYSDKNTLPRFAFELIHKANMITPVTTVSLVCNVLLNNFALTKSEIEFSVIKMMNYIEQRKKDVLIERGKSIGAAVQQALNLLKSSGIVQKNKAGYKTKYTLASAEFLPATYYANMASAHLYHRAFIEMALVKIKDEKENRILSFWEEIMRLRNLFKFEFFYTNKPQFSSEIEAELNLFDKNWRAIINNPEGDIENLLSKQELFVSKGLLLIYLEANKVVCKTLQSWDLEDEFADDEFIELCLFKGKELHWKNRISRLDSVSKPFLVSALRLAKNSKLIPDDKNIDFKRLDIWMDLLDNLTNRLHFLQELEALNSKKTNKENTDDEKVPGADSEFNTVDLSEDEEGPHIAAFFDLDRTLINDFSAKQFVKSRFLSGKSTPKELLSQFVTLIAYAIGNRDFEILTKISATGIKGILEKQFTDLGEEIYQEYLASTIYPESRTLIASHLEKGHQVVIISAATRYQVTPIANALGITQIFCTEMEIKKGKFTGKILEMCWSEGKARAGRKFAKSNHIDLSKSFFYTDSIDDFPLLEIVGKPIATNPDNKLSQLAFENDWKILRFKENTKKPLVNGLRTGLAAASLYPSALKGIVKGTLSMSQREGINTTISSIGDLGTKLAGLDINVKGKHNLVDHRPAVFCFNHQSSADFFVILKLLRKDVTGIAKKELEMTPFGPIFKAMGAIFIDRSDKKKALASMKNAAEILKNGTSVAIAPEGTRSGCKELGIFKKGAFHLAMKAGVPIVPIVIKNAYMAMPKGSKMFSPTHIEVVVLDPVDTSEWKPKLIDSYVEEVRNLFVKELEN
- a CDS encoding NAD(P)H-dependent glycerol-3-phosphate dehydrogenase, with protein sequence MKLQVGLLGGGSWGTTVASLTAKNAKTILWARNQETVDEINNHHTNEKYLPDAKLTSSLRASTSIKETVEDADVIVMGVPAQVFRQVLTEAKPYIRPWVPIINLAKGLEISTKMRMTEIIEEIMPGHPAGVLTGPNLAKEIHFGNAAAAVIAMVDKTIASKLQDVFSSGLFRVYTNSDVIGCELGGALKNIIAIATGMGDGANAGDNTRAAIITRGLAELTRLGIAMGGKQRTFYGLAGMGDLVATCSSDKSRNHHVGFQLGRGKNLEQIISEMNEVAEGVKTAKVVVELAKEYKVDMPISKEIYKVLYEGNSVNDAFKGLLRYEVGSEKEPG
- the udk gene encoding uridine kinase, producing MLIIGIAGGTGSGKTTVVNQIVKQLPTDEVCVISQDSYYKETHNLSYEERTKINFDHPRAIDFELLIKHLKDLKKGKTIKQPVYSFVTHNRTEDFLKTHPRKVVIVEGILIFNNEELRDLFDIKIFVHAETDERLIRRVRRDITERGRDIDEVLNRYQNTLKPMHLQFIEPTKNFADIIIPNDRYNTVAIDVVRSVINERL
- a CDS encoding TetR family transcriptional regulator C-terminal domain-containing protein; amino-acid sequence: MKKKKNSSKLDILTLYMDLVSEQKSKPDDVSDFCEQVNLDEDNFYEHFKSLKKVEKTIFNELFKNSLEVLNESEEFLAFDGKNKLLSLYFTFFENLTLNREYVEVVLKGCKNQLKSYKSLSSLKKSFIDFVDSLALSDSILPIDGLEKIQTGFINHSAWVQMLITIKFWLEDESESFEKTDIFIEKSINTSFDIIENKFLKNVFDLGKFVYKEKFQKNTD
- a CDS encoding ABC1 kinase family protein, whose product is MKKASKIPISKIQRATKLVTTGAKVGVNYLKYYGNKITESEETAREKLNQDNAEDIYDSLKDLKGSPLKVAQMLSMEKSILPRAYVEKFSLAQFSVPPLSEALVLKTFKKSFGKFPSEIYDEFDVKAYNAASIGQVHKAKKDGKELAVKIQYPGVSDSIKSDLAMLKPFVIRMFNMKGKTSDEYFFEVQDKLLEETDYFLEVKQSQEIVDACSHIPNLAFPRYYKELSSKQIITMDWMNGIHLSEFTSTNTNQEKANAIGQALWDFYMFQIHNLKKVHADPHPGNFLISENGELIALDFGCMKIIPLDFYNPYFVLAKQETLDNEKLFVEKMFDLDILRKEDPAEEFEFFKSMFHEMLSIFTQPFHEEEFDFSDPVFFGKIAEFGERYSKNTELRSYNASRGSKHFIYMNRTFFGLYNLMFDLKAKGIKINNFKNL
- a CDS encoding AfsR/SARP family transcriptional regulator, producing MSDFLQQLKDLNSFYDNATIRIETLGNFVVWRNQQKIDHKEWGRDKTIQLLQYLVSNRQRNSLHKEKIMDGLWEDWNDRDFKVALHGINKALEPERPSRTEPEFIIRQGISYQIDLEKVWIDVEALEKYIIIGNEAFKNDNSIAKIAYKKAIELYKGSYLPNRIYEDWTSEEREKTQLLILGAYITLAEILVDENPLESIRLSQKALAIDSTWEDAYRIQMKAYIVKGNRPQAIKTYMKCEVILEEEYGISPLPETKKLLKEIEAIS